In Acetobacter vaccinii, the following are encoded in one genomic region:
- a CDS encoding TonB-dependent siderophore receptor: MTLHHVTHLRAAALLASTFLSLGGISSVQAEDIVKKTNNEKVIESKKSNNKQSSSKNTTKQKNIINVSSKTDESILVRARRWDHGSYTAPETSASTGLPLSLRETPQTVTVMTRQVMDDQQINTLDDVLNTTPGVTSYANDNAGRTTYRARGFDITNYKIDGMQIDASTSFGGVGSSMNMDLYDNVQIVRGANGLLGGTGDPSATIYLQRKAPQREFSANGLLRLGNWNEHRVMADLNTPLNHSGTIRSRYVFSWDDTDTFRVREHVNRIGALANFTADISSRDTLNFGFQYERTRNDGASWGTNVPIWYADGTKTNLPRSTNPAADWSQATRDQYTAFINYDHDFSAGWHLKAGYMRTQGSSYNNLGVAKINNASRGTYGGFWNQDGTGAYLNALHAEYEDARDNADVHISGPIHAFGRKHQLVFGFNGYNDELTQYSFSKALGNCSIAGVTPYSGCQYRATGLPIANWQTWDGSYPNFATHRTHAREVDVTRNYGAYASGRFVLAKGLSLILGGRMSSYQAYTGTYNTANKYSGSTSTGQQNAVLTPYAGMVYDFTKTMSIYGSYTNVYTPQSNLRDANNKPLDPVMGKSYETGLKGAFFKQRLNTSLAFYLNRQNNVAQATGATNSTTGEAIYESVNGVKTEGIDFDASGELLPGWNVFFGYSYLYEKGLSYRQDPHHLVRLTTSYTFPGKLHHLTIGGGVSSQSSTEWSTNPGRPLGNGKYDSSNLRVKGYTLINIMARYRVANWLDIAGNITNLTDRTYVRQEGFYDGMIYGEPRTFSFTLRGHY, from the coding sequence ATTGAGAGCAAGAAATCAAATAACAAACAGTCATCATCAAAAAATACCACAAAACAGAAAAATATAATTAATGTTTCTTCAAAAACTGATGAAAGCATTCTTGTGCGAGCCAGGCGGTGGGACCATGGGAGTTATACAGCACCAGAAACAAGTGCTTCCACGGGGTTGCCATTAAGCTTACGGGAAACACCGCAGACCGTCACAGTTATGACGCGGCAGGTGATGGATGATCAGCAGATCAATACCCTGGATGACGTTCTGAATACCACTCCTGGCGTTACATCCTATGCAAACGATAATGCAGGGAGAACAACATATCGCGCACGTGGCTTCGACATTACCAATTACAAGATTGATGGCATGCAGATTGATGCCTCAACAAGCTTTGGCGGTGTTGGATCATCCATGAATATGGACCTGTATGATAATGTGCAGATCGTCCGTGGAGCCAACGGTCTTTTGGGCGGGACGGGGGATCCATCCGCAACTATCTACTTGCAACGCAAAGCACCTCAGAGAGAATTTTCGGCAAATGGTCTCCTAAGACTAGGTAACTGGAACGAGCACCGCGTCATGGCGGACCTCAATACTCCTCTTAATCATTCAGGAACTATTCGCAGTAGATATGTGTTTTCGTGGGATGACACCGATACCTTCAGGGTCAGAGAACATGTCAACCGCATTGGGGCTCTTGCAAACTTCACGGCAGACATCTCTTCACGGGATACGCTCAATTTCGGCTTTCAATATGAAAGAACCCGTAATGATGGTGCGTCCTGGGGAACCAATGTTCCTATCTGGTATGCAGATGGCACCAAAACCAATCTGCCTCGTAGCACCAACCCTGCTGCGGACTGGAGCCAGGCCACGCGTGACCAGTATACAGCGTTTATCAACTACGATCATGATTTCTCAGCAGGCTGGCATCTGAAGGCAGGCTACATGCGTACTCAGGGGAGTTCCTATAACAACCTTGGTGTCGCAAAAATCAATAATGCATCACGGGGAACTTATGGGGGTTTTTGGAATCAGGATGGGACTGGGGCGTATCTGAACGCTCTACATGCTGAGTATGAAGATGCGCGAGATAATGCTGACGTCCATATCTCTGGCCCCATTCATGCTTTCGGTCGTAAACATCAACTGGTCTTTGGTTTCAATGGATATAATGATGAACTGACACAGTATTCATTCAGTAAGGCTTTAGGAAACTGCTCGATTGCTGGTGTCACTCCCTATTCAGGGTGTCAGTATCGGGCAACCGGTCTTCCTATTGCTAACTGGCAGACATGGGACGGATCTTACCCTAACTTTGCAACGCACCGCACACACGCGCGTGAGGTTGATGTCACTCGAAATTACGGTGCGTATGCCTCTGGTAGGTTTGTGCTAGCCAAGGGGCTTTCCCTTATTCTCGGTGGGCGCATGAGCAGTTATCAAGCTTACACCGGCACGTATAATACAGCCAACAAATACTCAGGATCCACCAGTACAGGTCAGCAAAACGCCGTTCTGACCCCTTATGCCGGTATGGTCTATGACTTTACAAAGACCATGTCGATTTATGGAAGCTACACAAACGTTTACACACCTCAATCAAACCTGCGGGATGCCAACAACAAACCCCTCGATCCGGTCATGGGAAAAAGCTATGAAACGGGTTTGAAAGGTGCGTTCTTCAAGCAACGTCTTAACACGTCTCTCGCATTCTATCTCAACCGCCAAAACAATGTTGCCCAGGCAACTGGCGCAACAAATTCCACCACCGGTGAAGCTATTTATGAGTCTGTCAATGGTGTGAAGACTGAAGGTATTGATTTTGATGCTTCAGGTGAGCTTCTACCCGGTTGGAACGTATTCTTTGGTTACAGCTATCTCTACGAAAAAGGGTTGAGTTATCGTCAGGATCCGCATCACCTTGTGCGTCTAACAACAAGTTATACTTTCCCTGGAAAACTCCATCATCTGACTATTGGTGGTGGTGTCTCCAGCCAGTCCAGCACAGAATGGTCCACCAATCCCGGGCGTCCTCTTGGAAATGGCAAGTATGATTCTTCCAACCTTCGTGTCAAAGGCTACACGCTCATTAATATCATGGCGCGGTATCGTGTTGCCAACTGGCTCGATATTGCAGGGAATATTACCAATCTCACAGACCGGACTTACGTACGTCAGGAAGGGTTTTACGATGGCATGATCTATGGCGAGCCACGCACTTTTAGCTTTACTCTACGTGGTCATTATTGA
- a CDS encoding IS1182-like element ISGdi16 family transposase: MMGDRTKIQEALFYEFRLEDHVPAGHLLRSIDRFVDLDGLREHLRPFYSGTGRPSIDPELIIRMLIVGYVMGIRSERRLCEEVHLNLAYRWFCGLGLNGPVPDHSTFSKNRHGRFRESDLLRQMFEMTVRQCIAKGLVGGEGFAVDASTIKADANRQRSVPGPDKLPIEAAQRAVREYFSVLDDAAFGSATPVQPKYISPVDPAARWNAASGGLAYYAYCTNYLIDLKSAVIMDVETTTAIRQAEVTAQRRMIERTQETFGIWPERLAADTAYGSAENLAWLVHERGIEPHIPVFDKSARQDGTFERRDFTYDHVHDLYICPGGQQLKQQWRKINSDQPNAPPDNLLRYRSSKLACDVCTLKPKCCPNQPNRKVLRSIHEGARDMARDIALTDAYIISRRERKKVEMLFAHLKRILKIDRLRLRGPNGARDEFHLAAAAQNLRKMAKLIPPGAPALST; this comes from the coding sequence ATGATGGGTGATCGAACGAAAATACAGGAGGCACTGTTCTACGAGTTCCGTCTTGAAGACCATGTGCCAGCTGGCCATCTTTTGCGTTCAATTGATCGCTTTGTCGATCTGGACGGCCTGCGTGAGCATCTTCGTCCATTTTACAGCGGCACGGGACGGCCTTCAATCGATCCCGAGCTGATCATCAGGATGTTAATCGTTGGCTACGTGATGGGTATTCGATCCGAGCGACGGCTATGTGAAGAAGTCCATCTTAACCTGGCCTACCGGTGGTTCTGTGGCCTTGGTCTCAACGGCCCTGTGCCTGATCATTCGACATTCTCGAAAAACCGGCACGGACGCTTCCGGGAGAGTGATCTGCTTCGCCAAATGTTCGAAATGACCGTCCGGCAGTGTATCGCCAAGGGACTGGTGGGCGGTGAAGGCTTTGCGGTCGATGCCAGCACGATCAAGGCTGACGCTAATCGGCAGCGTAGTGTTCCGGGCCCAGATAAACTGCCGATCGAGGCAGCCCAACGTGCTGTGCGGGAGTATTTCTCGGTGCTGGACGATGCTGCATTTGGGTCTGCTACGCCCGTGCAACCAAAATATATCTCTCCGGTCGATCCTGCGGCACGTTGGAACGCTGCAAGCGGTGGCCTTGCTTATTATGCCTACTGCACAAATTACCTCATCGACCTTAAATCGGCTGTCATCATGGATGTAGAAACCACGACAGCCATCCGGCAGGCCGAGGTTACGGCGCAACGCCGAATGATAGAGCGTACGCAGGAAACATTTGGAATATGGCCCGAAAGGCTTGCGGCGGATACAGCTTATGGATCCGCTGAAAATCTTGCGTGGCTGGTTCATGAGCGTGGCATCGAACCTCACATTCCGGTCTTCGACAAATCTGCCCGGCAGGACGGGACTTTCGAACGTCGAGATTTCACATATGACCACGTGCACGATCTTTACATCTGTCCTGGAGGACAGCAACTGAAGCAGCAGTGGCGCAAGATCAACTCGGATCAACCAAATGCCCCTCCCGACAACCTACTTCGATACCGTTCGTCGAAACTGGCGTGCGACGTATGCACTCTCAAACCAAAATGCTGCCCCAATCAGCCCAATCGTAAGGTTCTGCGCTCTATTCATGAAGGCGCTCGTGATATGGCCCGCGACATTGCTTTAACCGACGCCTATATTATCTCCAGACGAGAACGAAAGAAGGTTGAAATGCTGTTTGCTCACCTCAAGCGCATTTTGAAGATCGATCGGTTGAGGCTCAGAGGACCAAACGGTGCCCGTGATGAGTTCCATCTCGCCGCAGCTGCTCAAAATCTCCGCAAAATGGCGAAACTGATACCTCCCGGAGCGCCTGCCTTATCCACCTGA
- a CDS encoding tyrosine-type recombinase/integrase produces the protein MEKKTRFPSPTLKASMPWNAGKMVGAKRALKEKHVWAIRFWLGSEQRIRDRALFDLALDSKLRGCDLVSLHIGDIVTSGQVRHRAMVVQQKTRRPVQFEITETTRESVRAWLEHRGGGLNEYVFPSRLSAKAHLSTRQYARLLDQWVQAVGLIAGEYGTHSLRRTKVAMIYKRTGNIRAVQILLGHSKLDSTVRYLGVDVEDALALSEATDL, from the coding sequence ATGGAAAAGAAAACGCGTTTTCCATCGCCTACGCTGAAGGCGTCCATGCCTTGGAATGCAGGAAAAATGGTTGGCGCCAAGCGGGCGCTTAAAGAAAAGCACGTCTGGGCTATTCGGTTTTGGCTGGGGAGCGAACAGCGTATCAGAGACAGAGCTTTGTTTGATCTTGCTCTCGATAGCAAACTCAGAGGCTGCGATCTTGTCAGCCTTCATATCGGCGACATCGTTACCAGTGGTCAGGTGCGCCACCGAGCCATGGTCGTCCAGCAGAAAACCCGGCGACCTGTGCAATTCGAAATTACAGAAACAACGCGAGAAAGCGTGCGGGCGTGGCTGGAACATCGAGGTGGTGGCTTGAATGAGTATGTTTTTCCAAGTCGCCTAAGCGCCAAAGCTCACCTGAGCACAAGGCAATACGCCCGGCTTTTGGATCAATGGGTTCAGGCGGTGGGGCTGATCGCCGGGGAATATGGAACTCATTCGCTCCGCCGGACTAAGGTTGCCATGATTTACAAACGAACCGGTAATATCCGAGCCGTGCAGATCCTGCTGGGTCATTCAAAACTGGATAGTACGGTTCGATACCTTGGGGTGGATGTCGAGGACGCTCTGGCTCTGTCGGAAGCCACTGATCTCTGA
- a CDS encoding type II toxin-antitoxin system Phd/YefM family antitoxin, whose product MPQEFSTSSLCVHVMMTHGEETMSQHLSDNAPLPQKIGVREFRGNLTAYLRQVRQGSTILVTSHDQVVAELRPPASSYRPRRQPGALRGRIRINEDFDETPPDLLESMERDL is encoded by the coding sequence ATGCCTCAGGAATTCTCTACCTCCTCCCTATGTGTACATGTTATGATGACACATGGGGAGGAGACCATGAGCCAGCATCTTTCAGATAACGCACCATTACCACAGAAAATCGGTGTTCGGGAGTTCCGGGGAAACCTGACAGCGTATCTGCGTCAGGTCAGGCAGGGCAGTACGATCTTGGTGACGTCTCATGACCAGGTCGTAGCCGAACTGCGGCCACCAGCCTCTTCCTATCGCCCCCGTCGTCAACCCGGCGCATTGCGCGGACGGATCAGAATAAACGAAGATTTTGATGAGACACCGCCGGATCTTCTTGAAAGCATGGAACGCGACCTGTGA
- a CDS encoding type II toxin-antitoxin system VapC family toxin, which produces MKVLLDTHALLWWLSDSDRLGETAREIIADPVHDILVSIVSLWEIAIKIRIGKLDADMNDILAAIPEEGFSLLQIQPEHLQILMSLPLHHRDPFDHLLMAQAQAEHATFLSEDGQMDHYPIKRIRCS; this is translated from the coding sequence GTGAAGGTTCTGCTTGATACGCATGCGTTGCTGTGGTGGCTTTCGGACTCCGACCGGCTGGGTGAGACTGCACGGGAAATCATCGCAGACCCGGTTCACGATATTCTGGTGAGTATCGTGTCACTCTGGGAGATTGCGATCAAAATCCGTATCGGAAAGCTGGATGCGGATATGAACGATATTCTGGCAGCCATTCCTGAAGAAGGTTTCTCTCTATTACAAATACAGCCCGAACACCTGCAGATCCTTATGTCTTTGCCTCTGCATCATCGTGATCCGTTTGACCATCTCCTTATGGCGCAGGCGCAAGCTGAACACGCCACATTTCTTTCGGAAGACGGACAAATGGATCATTACCCCATCAAGAGAATACGCTGTTCGTGA
- a CDS encoding DUF262 domain-containing protein, giving the protein MKIEAADVDISKLLKMGIIVIPRFQRPYSWKTENIRDFWNDITSSDEGSYFIGSMVIYSMKQDFFGVVDGQQRLTTITILLCAIRDHLKNLGEQELAQGIHNYIETRDRDNVKSFILKTETSFPYLQDRIQSFEDAELDTQPREEEIRLQQAYDNLNKYVDKYLQQSTSGLLDQEEKKAAKISALKGLREIIFNLKVIKIELDDEDDAYIIFETLNTRGQDLTLSDLIKNSIGSLVEKNGDIDVLKILWQNIVENISNCGDAVKIDNFFVHSWVSRFSAVTKQKAFKAFKSKLRDSIIAAGETSGRSIALSHLKAFDKDSERYFRIYRPDTLFKKYQYILVDSLRAMRIFNVEQQIPYVMSLLRSFDEGKIAYKTLRKAMRSVENFHFQFNAITSQRSSGSIASMYGRAARNLYEAESSDAAGVVIESVKNELRERIPSKEEFALHFRKIQYNKIMRSNSLVKYILLKISDIENILFDVNVDRLTIEHVHAQSNLSETWPDNIINSLGNLILLSEERNKILSNKSFSQKKQIFNNWGNAVPSFIVEKSDWTPEYVISRVNTMADMAYNRVWKI; this is encoded by the coding sequence ATGAAAATAGAAGCTGCAGATGTTGATATATCAAAACTATTAAAGATGGGTATAATTGTAATACCTAGATTCCAGAGACCATATTCTTGGAAAACCGAAAATATAAGAGATTTTTGGAATGACATAACCAGTTCAGACGAAGGATCGTATTTCATAGGATCAATGGTTATATACTCCATGAAGCAAGATTTTTTTGGGGTTGTCGATGGGCAGCAAAGGCTTACTACAATAACTATACTTTTGTGCGCAATTAGAGATCATCTTAAGAACTTAGGTGAGCAGGAATTAGCACAGGGTATTCACAATTATATTGAAACTCGCGATCGAGATAATGTTAAAAGTTTTATACTTAAAACAGAGACTTCGTTCCCTTATTTGCAGGATAGGATTCAGAGCTTTGAAGACGCAGAATTAGATACTCAGCCTAGAGAAGAAGAGATTCGGCTACAGCAGGCTTATGACAATCTCAACAAATATGTTGATAAATATCTTCAGCAAAGCACTTCAGGTCTGTTAGACCAAGAAGAAAAAAAGGCTGCAAAAATATCAGCCTTAAAAGGCTTGAGAGAAATAATATTCAACCTAAAAGTCATTAAAATAGAACTAGATGATGAAGATGATGCTTATATAATATTTGAAACATTAAACACAAGAGGTCAAGATTTAACTCTTTCTGACCTAATTAAGAATAGTATTGGATCGTTGGTTGAGAAAAATGGGGATATTGATGTGCTAAAAATATTATGGCAAAACATAGTTGAAAATATATCGAATTGCGGCGATGCAGTAAAAATAGATAATTTCTTTGTTCATTCTTGGGTCTCTCGCTTTTCTGCTGTTACAAAGCAAAAGGCTTTCAAAGCCTTTAAGTCGAAGTTGCGAGATAGCATTATTGCTGCAGGAGAAACTTCAGGACGAAGTATCGCGCTGTCTCATTTGAAAGCTTTCGATAAAGATTCTGAAAGATATTTCAGGATATATCGTCCTGATACCTTGTTTAAAAAATATCAATATATTCTGGTAGACTCTCTGAGGGCTATGAGAATTTTTAATGTTGAACAGCAAATACCCTATGTAATGTCCCTATTAAGATCTTTTGATGAGGGAAAAATAGCTTATAAAACGTTAAGAAAGGCCATGAGATCGGTTGAAAACTTTCATTTCCAATTTAATGCAATTACGTCGCAACGATCTTCTGGCAGTATTGCATCAATGTATGGTAGGGCGGCCAGAAATCTCTACGAAGCTGAAAGTTCAGATGCTGCTGGCGTAGTTATAGAATCTGTAAAAAATGAACTACGAGAAAGAATACCAAGCAAAGAGGAGTTTGCACTTCATTTTAGAAAGATACAGTACAACAAGATAATGAGAAGTAATTCTTTAGTTAAGTATATTTTACTGAAGATTTCTGATATAGAAAATATACTTTTTGACGTTAATGTAGATAGATTGACTATTGAGCATGTACACGCTCAGTCTAATTTGTCAGAAACATGGCCAGATAATATTATAAATTCTCTTGGAAATTTAATTCTTTTATCTGAAGAACGAAATAAAATTCTATCCAACAAAAGTTTTTCACAAAAGAAACAGATCTTTAATAATTGGGGAAATGCTGTTCCAAGTTTTATTGTGGAAAAAAGTGACTGGACTCCTGAATATGTAATTTCAAGGGTAAATACAATGGCAGATATGGCATACAATAGAGTTTGGAAAATATAA
- the tnpC gene encoding IS66 family transposase — protein METGILEIDRLRAALAASEVARQEAERRATGAEAMVAHLKLLIAKMRQDRFGASSERGRRLLEQLELELEDLETAIAEDDPANAPGTLTRASETGVERQRPARRAFPAALPRERIVIPAPFHPIARGRAGPWLLSTILTGKFADHLPLNRQSAAFAREGIDLDTSTLADWVGACTATLAPLIAQVRAHVLAAERLHGDDTTVPVLAKSRTVTGRLWTYVRDDRPFGGPAPPAAWFRYSRDRKGEHPTDHLDGWSGILQSDAYGGYNRLFDADRKPAPVTSAGCWAHARRGLFKLAELGRAPLAVEAVRRIDAIFEAERTINGATLAQRLAVRQERVAPMVNDLLAWMRENCARLSKKAPVAAGMAYILRRPETFTRFLHDGRICLTNNAAERALRGIALGRKAWLFAGSDRGGQRSADMYSLIVTAKLNDVDPQAWLADVLARINDQPVSRLHELLPWNWKNTRHANHTQVA, from the coding sequence ATGGAGACCGGGATATTGGAGATCGATCGCCTGCGGGCGGCCCTGGCAGCGTCCGAGGTAGCCCGTCAGGAGGCTGAACGGCGCGCAACGGGTGCCGAGGCGATGGTCGCGCATCTGAAATTGCTGATCGCAAAGATGCGGCAGGATCGCTTCGGTGCGTCTTCTGAGCGCGGCCGACGCCTGCTTGAGCAGTTGGAACTTGAACTCGAGGATCTGGAAACGGCGATCGCCGAAGACGATCCCGCCAACGCGCCAGGGACCTTGACCAGGGCATCGGAAACAGGTGTTGAGCGGCAGCGCCCGGCGCGCCGGGCATTCCCTGCGGCTCTGCCGCGTGAAAGGATCGTTATCCCAGCACCCTTCCATCCGATCGCCCGGGGCCGCGCCGGGCCATGGCTGCTGTCGACGATCCTGACCGGCAAGTTTGCCGATCACCTGCCGCTGAACCGCCAGAGCGCGGCCTTTGCCCGCGAAGGGATCGATCTCGACACCTCCACGCTGGCTGACTGGGTGGGCGCCTGTACCGCCACCCTGGCGCCGCTGATCGCGCAGGTCCGCGCCCATGTACTGGCGGCAGAACGGCTGCATGGCGACGACACCACGGTGCCGGTGCTGGCCAAAAGCCGCACCGTGACCGGGCGATTGTGGACCTATGTGCGCGATGACCGGCCATTCGGCGGACCAGCGCCCCCCGCTGCCTGGTTCCGTTACTCCCGTGATCGCAAGGGCGAACATCCCACTGACCATCTCGATGGGTGGAGCGGCATCCTGCAATCCGACGCCTATGGCGGCTACAACCGGCTGTTCGACGCCGACCGCAAACCGGCACCCGTCACCTCGGCGGGGTGCTGGGCGCACGCGCGGCGCGGCCTGTTCAAACTGGCCGAACTCGGCCGCGCGCCGCTCGCCGTGGAAGCCGTGCGCAGGATCGACGCGATCTTCGAGGCCGAGCGCACCATCAATGGGGCAACGCTGGCGCAGCGTCTCGCCGTGCGACAGGAGCGGGTCGCGCCCATGGTTAATGACCTGCTGGCCTGGATGCGTGAAAATTGCGCCCGCCTGTCGAAGAAGGCACCCGTTGCCGCGGGCATGGCCTACATCCTGCGCAGGCCGGAGACTTTTACCCGGTTCCTCCACGACGGACGGATCTGCCTGACGAACAACGCCGCCGAACGCGCACTACGCGGCATCGCCCTTGGCAGAAAAGCCTGGCTGTTCGCTGGCTCCGATCGCGGCGGCCAGCGCTCGGCCGATATGTATTCCCTCATCGTCACCGCAAAGCTCAACGACGTCGATCCCCAGGCCTGGCTCGCCGATGTTCTCGCCCGGATCAACGACCAGCCCGTCTCACGCCTGCACGAACTCCTTCCCTGGAACTGGAAAAACACCCGCCATGCCAATCATACACAGGTCGCCTGA
- the tnpB gene encoding IS66 family insertion sequence element accessory protein TnpB (TnpB, as the term is used for proteins encoded by IS66 family insertion elements, is considered an accessory protein, since TnpC, encoded by a neighboring gene, is a DDE family transposase.): MIPVPSGVQVWLATGATDMRLGMPGLALKVQEALGRNPHTGDLFAFRGRRGDLLKVLWHDGLGMSLYAKRLEKGRFIWPSPAEGVVALSPAQLGYLLEGIDWRHPQRTWRPELAG; encoded by the coding sequence ATGATCCCGGTTCCTTCCGGTGTCCAGGTCTGGCTGGCAACGGGTGCGACCGACATGCGGCTCGGCATGCCGGGTCTGGCCCTGAAGGTTCAGGAGGCCCTGGGGCGCAATCCTCATACGGGGGACCTGTTTGCCTTCCGGGGGCGGCGCGGAGATCTGCTGAAAGTGCTCTGGCACGATGGACTGGGCATGTCGCTCTACGCCAAACGGCTGGAGAAAGGCCGCTTCATCTGGCCATCGCCCGCAGAGGGCGTTGTTGCGCTATCACCCGCACAGCTGGGTTACCTGCTGGAAGGCATTGACTGGAGGCACCCGCAACGCACATGGCGGCCGGAACTGGCAGGCTGA
- the tnpA gene encoding IS66-like element accessory protein TnpA — MDDFIENEHETVAANVAATARRNHAAIEIVGERRRAYTSAFRSRVVKASFESGFPVREVARQHGIHVSLLYRWRQDCRRRSRRPEEGSLVPVRLEEQVAQETQAPGQMEITFRDGSILRFGHDVPPERVERLIMLLRP, encoded by the coding sequence ATGGACGATTTTATCGAGAATGAACACGAGACGGTCGCAGCGAATGTCGCAGCGACTGCCCGGAGAAACCATGCAGCAATCGAGATTGTGGGGGAACGCCGCCGGGCCTATACGTCGGCCTTTCGCTCCCGGGTTGTAAAAGCCTCTTTTGAAAGTGGCTTTCCCGTTCGTGAAGTGGCCCGCCAGCATGGGATCCATGTCAGCCTTCTCTATCGCTGGCGGCAGGACTGCCGTCGGCGCAGCAGACGGCCTGAAGAGGGATCCCTTGTGCCTGTCAGACTGGAAGAACAGGTTGCGCAGGAAACTCAGGCACCAGGCCAGATGGAAATTACATTCCGCGATGGCAGCATCCTGCGTTTTGGTCACGATGTTCCACCCGAGAGGGTTGAACGCCTGATCATGCTGCTGCGGCCATGA
- a CDS encoding IS3 family transposase (programmed frameshift) has translation MSNKSKRFPPEFRERAACMVLEEEKNHPSRWSAVMMIAPKLDIHPDTLSKWTRMHERANAPAVSDLPDQEKIRQLERENRELRQANEILRKASAYFCPSGARPHLQTMTRFIEEHRQTYGVGSICRVLSIAPSAYYAYRARQKNPCMRSQKDKELCDDIRRVWNDNFCVYGVRKVWHQLRREGLDVARCTVERLMRRMGLKGVIRGKGVRTTRPDPARPCPQDLVQRQFHAPAPNRLWVSDFTYVSTWQGFVYVAFIIDVFARVIVGWRVSSTAHTDFVLDALEQALCQRRPEGKVTHHSDRGCQYVSIRYTQRLAEAGLVASVGSVGDSYDNALAETINGLYKTELIYRQGPWKNRDAVELATLKWVDWFNNRRLLSSIGNIPPAEAEARFYAQQKSHALAA, from the exons ATGAGCAACAAATCGAAGCGTTTTCCGCCTGAATTTCGCGAACGTGCAGCCTGCATGGTTCTGGAGGAAGAGAAGAACCATCCATCACGCTGGTCCGCAGTGATGATGATAGCGCCAAAGCTGGATATTCATCCTGACACGCTGTCAAAATGGACCCGTATGCATGAGCGGGCCAATGCGCCTGCGGTGAGTGACCTGCCAGATCAAGAGAAGATCAGGCAACTGGAGCGAGAGAACCGCGAATTGCGGCAGGCTAACGAAATCCTGCGCAAGGCATCGGCATATT TTTGCCCAAGCGGAGCTCGACCGCATCTTCAGACCATGACACGCTTCATTGAGGAGCATCGGCAGACATATGGTGTCGGGTCAATCTGCAGGGTTCTGTCGATTGCACCATCTGCCTATTATGCTTATCGGGCGAGACAGAAAAATCCTTGTATGCGTAGCCAGAAAGACAAAGAGCTGTGCGATGACATCCGTAGAGTGTGGAATGATAATTTCTGCGTCTACGGAGTGCGCAAGGTCTGGCATCAGCTCAGACGTGAAGGTCTGGATGTCGCCCGCTGCACGGTAGAGCGGCTGATGCGCCGGATGGGACTGAAAGGCGTCATTCGTGGTAAGGGTGTCAGAACCACACGGCCTGATCCGGCGCGGCCCTGTCCACAGGATCTGGTACAGCGACAGTTTCATGCACCAGCCCCCAACAGACTGTGGGTTTCGGATTTCACGTATGTTTCCACCTGGCAGGGCTTTGTTTATGTGGCCTTCATCATTGATGTGTTTGCCCGCGTGATTGTAGGCTGGCGCGTCTCGTCCACTGCCCATACCGACTTCGTGCTGGATGCTCTTGAACAGGCTCTGTGCCAGAGGCGGCCTGAGGGAAAAGTGACCCACCATTCCGACCGCGGCTGTCAATATGTGTCCATTCGCTACACGCAAAGACTGGCTGAAGCGGGCCTTGTTGCTTCTGTCGGCAGTGTTGGGGATTCCTATGATAACGCCCTGGCGGAGACCATTAACGGACTTTACAAAACCGAACTGATCTATCGGCAAGGGCCATGGAAAAACAGGGACGCTGTTGAGCTGGCAACACTTAAATGGGTCGACTGGTTCAATAATCGGCGGCTCCTGTCCTCCATTGGAAACATTCCGCCAGCAGAAGCTGAGGCACGCTTTTACGCACAACAGAAATCACATGCGTTAGCCGCTTAA